The following is a genomic window from Choloepus didactylus isolate mChoDid1 chromosome 5, mChoDid1.pri, whole genome shotgun sequence.
tgttttgttgttgttgttgttctggagAGGTGGAATCATCTCCAGTCTGGCAATGTCCATGTATCTCAGGCAGCCAGTCACAGTTCCTAAGAGTTCTTTCCCTTTCAGTCTTCCCAGGTGCTTCCCCAATCATGCCACCTCTTGAAATCTGCAAGCCCCCTGCTGGGCAACCTCTCACTACTTCATTTTCTACCTACCCTTTCCAGTGCTCCCCTCTGGCAGGAGCCTGGGTCCAGAAGGTATAGAACTTGAAGATCTTTGCCTTACTTCATTGAAATTTAAAGTATTAGGAGTTAGGAATTATCTAGCCCAAACCCTTTAATTTTACAATGTGGAAATAGAGAATTAATGTTACGGGGAATGCTACTTACTCCACATTATCAGCAAGTTAGTCTCTAAGGCAGAACTAGAACCCAGGTGTCCTAACTCCCAGTCTGAAGTTCTTTCCATTCTACTATTTAGATGTGAGCTAGTGGCTTGTGTAGGTCCTTGGATGTGGGTATGTGTAAAGAATTGTTTATGGACAGAAGCCCCTCAATGCCCTCAATGGCACCCACAGAGTGGCACTGTGAGGGTGCTGACTGCCTACGGCCTAGATGACACTCTGAAGCTGGTTCGGGAGCGTATTTTTGTGAAGTCCATCTTCCTGCTACAAATAGTCCACCCTGATGATCTTGAAGTTCCTGAGGACACCATCATCCATGACTTGGTGATCACTGATGTAAGACACCCATCCAACCATCTCCAGCTCCCCTCCCATCTTCTCACTCAATCCAGGGCCCTCTTGCACTTAACATTTCAGTACATTCCTTGGGTTGATGCTAGTCTCACTTCTATCAGTCCCCCAAGAACTGCCAAACTAGCTCTAAAGTGAGCATCCTTCCCTGGTCTGTCCCATCCTCTGCTTCTTTGGGAGCCTTAGTCCTGCTATACCAACTTAGCCTCTATATTACCCTTCTCCAGTTCCTCGTTCCAGAAGATGACACCACGTATGCCTGcacctttctccctctccccatcGTTAGCAAGAAACATCACATCCATAAGGTGTGGTAAACCAGAGCGGGATACTGGCAAAGCAGAGGGAAAGGTGGTCGAGAAGAGCAGGGGGTTGGTCAGCCCTGAAGGGATGGTGTTCAGAAAATTACTGAGAGGAAGAAATAGGAAAGTAGCTGGGGAGAAAATGGGAGCCAGACCAGATTTGAGTTGGTAGTCATGTCATTTCCTGAGAACAGAATCTTGGCTCCAAGCTCTATTTTATTCGAGCCCACGATGCAGCAATGATTTTGATGAAGGTTACTAATGAATAGGTATTTGCAAAGAACAAAATGTAAGCTCTAACCTGGACTCAGAATTGTGCTCTCTTGGCCCTAGAGGAGGTAAAGACAGGGAAGAGATATGGTCATTATGAGGTCATGGAAGTCTGGCTAGAGTAAACTCAATATTGATCACCTATTTCACATTTGAGTGATGTCCATTttgatcaaataaataaaagtactATCTTATAAGAAGTAGCAAATGTATGGGAAGAACCTTTAGAAAGAGGATCCAAAAAGGCTTGGCTCCATGTTTAGATGTAATGAAACTGACTGCGGTTAACAAGGGAAAGTCAGGAGTCTTGAAATATCCCAGGCTAGTCCTGATATGTTATGCTCTCAAGGAAGGGATTTAAAAGGGTGCAGTCTGAAACACAAGTCAAATGAAGTGCAAGGAAAATGACAGGGTGGGGAATCAAAACAgagagaagaagtagaagaggaaaagaaaaggagaaaaatggggaatgGGCATAGTTTTACTTGTTTTTACTTAGGGAGGAGGAGTGGTGGAATAAGggtttaaaactataaatatttaGGCATTTGTGACTGATTTAAGACCATTCTATGATTTAAGACATAGAAGATCTTGACTGTTCTCTGACCTCCTTCCTCTGTCCAGTTTGAGCCCAAGTTGATCGAACACAATGAGACAATGGTGCATCACATCCTGGTGTACGCCTGTGGCAATGCCAGTGCTCTCCCAACAGGCATCAGTGACTGCTATGGGGCTGAccctgccttctctctctgctcacaggTCATCGTGGGCTGGGCTGTCGGGGGCGATGTGAGTCCCAGGATGGGAGAAATAAGGGCTAAGGGGGTGTATGCTGCCAAGTTACTGGGGTTACTGGACCAATGAAAGACCAGGGTCAGGAGGTAAGGGAGGTCTGGGATGAGGGCTGGAAGACAAAGGCAGGAGCCCTGGATATCTGCCCCTGGCTCTCAGCCCTTCTTGCTGCCAAATCCCACTCCCTCCAACAGAGTTACCAGTTCCCAGATGATGTAGGCATCTCTATTGGAACTCCACTGGACCCCCAGTGGATCAGACTGGAGATTCATTACAGCAACTTTTACAACCACCCTGGTGAGCTGCTGGAGGATGGCCTGTTTATGGAAGGGTGACGGATTCCTTTATGTGTCTGGGAAGGTGTCGTGGGATACATTCAGAGACTCCGTTTTGTCACTGCCATTGCCCCAGCTTTTCCAGGTATCTTTCTCCCTGCAATGGGACCCACTTTCCTGCCTTCTGTGATTGTTCCTTTCTGTACCAGGTGTGTACGACTCCTCAGGGATTCGCCTGTACTACAGCCCAAAGCTGCGCAAATATGACATGGGAGTCCTCCAGCTGGGCTTCTTCACTTTTCCCATCCACTTCATACCCCCAGGCGCTGAGTCCTTCCTGTCCTATGGGCTGTGTAAGACGGACAAGTTTGAAGAGGTGAAGCTAGGAGGCCCACCCTCACTGAGACTTCTTGTTCCCCATCACAGATCTGGTCTGATCCACAAGACTGCATGGCCCAAGCCCCAGACTTGGAGAATGACTATAGCCTGGGGCTCAGAAAATTCGCTAGCATGGGTCATGTTAGGGGAGGAAAGAGTTGGGGCTTTGTGGGCAAGGGGAATAGGGCAGGAAGAGGGGCCAGGAGGGTTTGATAAGAATTACAGGGGTGGGTGTCAGATCATAAGAGGAAGATGCCAAATATCAAGGGAGGAAATCAAGGAGTAGATGAGTTCTTAAATCAGGCGTGCCTCCCTCCCTGTCACAGATAAATGGGGCTCCAGTGCCTGACATGCAAGTATATGGCTACCTGCTCCACACCCATTTGGCAGGGCGGGCTCTGCAGGCCGTGCAATACAGGTAAGGGGAGACCTTGATTTGAGAGTTTCCCTTCTGAAAGTGGGAATAAATTTTAGGACTGGTTATTTATTCTGTAGTACAAGGCTATGCTCTGTTGGGAGTAAGGAGTTAGAACTTTCCCTGAagtagaaatgaatggaaaagtcTGTGGAAGAAGGACCTTTTCATAATTTATGGGGATTCTACACAAAATGACACCAAACAATGTTTCCTTATTGGTAGACCCCTACTCACTTTATCCTCTTCCTGTTTTCTCCTTTATCTCCCTCTAGAAATGGAACCCAATTCCGAACAATCTGTAAAGATGATGCCTATGACTTTAATCTGCAGGAGACTCGAGACTTACCTTATCGAGTAGAGATCAAGCCGGTGGGAGACTGGGAGGCATGGTTGCAGTTGGGAGGAAGGGGGGATCACAGCTCATTATTGTTAGCCTACAGAGTTCTAAGACTGTGAGAGTCCTTCTGTGCCTTACTTTCAGCATTCTTGTTTCACTCTGAACAGGGAGATGAATTGCTGGTAGAGTGTCACTACCAGACACTGGACCGCAACTCCTTGACTTTTGTAAGTGTCTCTCTACCTACCCTGGTCACCATGGCAATGGCCCCAGAATAGAGCCCCACCCCTGGTCTTGCCTCTCAAGTGACTGATTATCCCAGCTGAGGTCCCTTTCTTTCTCCAATGTTTTATTACCTGTACCCATGGGACTTTTCATGCTCTCACATCAGGATCCAAGATGGGTATGGGGACTGACTTCCTACTTTCTCTGCCATTGGCCCATTAAGACCATGGAAAGACAGCATATAGCAGTGATTAATATCACTGCCTGGTTTGAATGTCAACACAACCACTTAGTAGTTTGCTGAACTAAGACAAGTTATCCAACTATTTtgggcctccgtttcctcatTTGTGTGCCAGGAATAGTTTAGTTCTTGAGGGATTCAAAAGGAGTTGCAAGCTATTGAGGAAGAAAAGGCAGCCATACAAATGATTATAATACAAGGTAGAAAGCAATATATATGATAAGAGAAGAATGGGGATAATGCATAATGGGAATTCACAGGAAAAATAATAAGATCTTACTACAATGAACTGAATATATAACATATTTGAGTGGGTCTTGCCTTAGACATGCAGAGATAGGgaattcagaaaaggaaataactgaaaaacatCATATATGAGGAAGGCATGTGGTATGTTTGAAGGACAGTGAACTTGGTTGGAAGTTAAGGAATGGGAAAAGATGTCGAAGGACTGGAATGAGAATGAGGGAGATAGGGCTAGATAGGTGATATAGTGTCATATCTATATTTTCAGAACCTCAGGGCCTAACTTTGTCACTGTATAAATATTTGCCAGGTTAATGAATaatgaattgaatgaatgaatgggttgGAATTTATGCCATAAATATATAgtcaagaatattttttaaaggaaatgggCTACTGGAAGCTACTGAAAGTTTCTGAATAAGGAGATAACAGGATACAAGATGTAAGTAAAGCAGTCTAGCAGGTCTGTGGAGGTTGGATTGCAATCAGGAGAGACTGGTAACAGGAGACTAGTTGAGAGGCTGATGTTCTAGTCTGAACCAGGTTAGTGGCAGTGGAAATGAAGATGACCGGGAGATATGTGGGATAGTTCTTTGGAAATAAGACCAGTAATTACCCACTGGCtgtaaaaagaaagggagaaagaaagaggagtgGTGAGGAGTCCTAAGTAAGGAGCAGTGAGCTGGCTCTAGTTTAAGGGAAAAGAGACGCAGCAACATTGGTAGAATGGCCACATAGACTGTGTTGTGCCTGCCCCCTTCCCAACTCTCTGAGAGCCTTCAGATCTTTGTCTCTCCATCCctgtttctctcctctcctccagggGGGGCCCAGCACCATCAATGAGATGTGCCTGATCTTCCTCTTCTACTATCCCAGAAACAACATCTCCAACTGCATGGGGTACCCTGACATCATCTACGTCGCCCATGAGTTGGGGGAGGAGGCATCAGAGTGAGTCACCCTTGAAGATAACAGCCTCAGGTGTTCAGGGAAGGGGTCCTGGGGAAGAtatgggaaagaagaaaaggagaaccACCCACAACCCACCCAGCTAGTGATCCAGTGTTCCTCACTGGGCTGCCTGATCCACCCTTGCCCTCTTCACCGTTGCTCCATTAGTAGCTGACTGTCACAACACTGACACCAGCAGAAATTTTGTGGGATGTTTTTCCATGTCAATCAGGTCATTCAGAGGGGCAAATATGAATTGATCTTAAGAAGCCAGAGCACTTACATATAAATTCTTTGTCTGCCTTTTTCTCATACACTACTTGACTCAGTCAATGGCTGCGTTTTACCTTCAGGCAATGACTCTTAATCAACTGGAGCCAGGGTCCTCTCTGGGACTCTAAGGAAAGCCCTGAAACTTTTTACCCAGAAAAATACACAACTGTGCAGACATATCCCATTTTACATACAATTTCAGGGCATAACAGTTTTCCTGAAGTCATTCTATCAAACCTTCTTGTACTCCATATCTCCTACATTAAGAAGCACTTCTTTAAAGAGTCAGAAAAtcctctttaaacatttttttaaattatcatctcTAAGTTctgatatttctcttttcatcAAACTCAATATGATTGCCTCATTAAGCTGTAGGACATTCCTTATGTTTAAGCCCATGTAGAGCTGAAGCTGATAACAAAAGTGAGAGTGCTTTATATACATTCTGCCAAAACTGTAATTTGACCCCAAACTATTTTCTGTTCCTCTGTCCTGATCCTAATATATGGCAGTCCCATGGAGGGCATGATGGCCATGAACAATGTTGAGTGGACCCCAGAGAACATTAAGAAGGCTGAGAAAGCCTGCAAGGAGGCCCAACAGACAGTGATAATAAAGACCATTGACGTGAGTATTCCAAGAGATGCCACCCTCTCAGGCTTAGGGATGCTGCGTGTGGGGTGGTGTTGGGCAAAGGCAGGAAAAGAAGAATGAGAGAAGTGTATGACAATGGTAGGAACTTCAGGTCAGGAGAGCAGGTactgaggaagaaaaggaggggcTGTTACTGCTCTGGGTTGTGTTTATGGTTGGAGTCTCCCAGGTAGTATCCTCTGAGCTCTGTAAGGGCTGAAGATAGCCAATGAGGATTTCGGGAAAGAAAGGGGATGGGAGAACTTccacttttacccattttttttttccctcccctgcAGGAGGTGGTAGAAAACACAACAGGCTGGATTCCAGATATTGTCCCCACTCCTCGGGGACCCTGCTTAGAATCATCTGGAGGCAAAGTGGAACCGGAAGACAAGACCCCTGCAGGCTTCAGGGCTGCCTCCGTGACCCTCTCAGACTCAAGCAGTGCCACCCTGAGGTGCCTCCCTCTGGCTGCCCTTTTGTTTGGGCAGGGGGCCCTCTCATGGCTCCTTGCCAGCCTGCAGGCTGGAGTCTGATATTGTCTCATCTCGTATGCTCAGGCCTCTCTCCCCTTTGCCCTCCCCTGACCATCAGACATGGAAACTTCTTCCTGCTTTAGTCCCCAAAGAATCTCCCTTCTGTGCCCCTCCCCATGACATTGCAGGCATAGGTATTATTACAAATATTCCACAATCACTCTTCTGTGACCAGCTATCCAATTCATTCTTTAAAGTTTTAGAAGCACTGGCCAAGACCACATGTTTTGTCACAAAATCTGTATCCCAGGCTGGGTGGGAGGTAATGGAGCCATTCATTCTGGTGCCCCAGTTCACTTAAGGGGATACCACATGGGGAGGAAGGGGCTTGAAGAGGGAGGAAGAGCCCTGTGAAACCTCCTGAGCCCACAGATGGCCCTTCCCCTCCAGCCCAAGGGGAACTTTGTTTCACTTTCCTTCTGACATCCTTGCCCAGCCATCCCTGTGAGGCAGAGGCAGCAAGGCACATGTGTGGTAGAGAGTGGAGGGTGATTTCTGGTGAATTGAGGAGCCCTGTTAATAAGGAAGAAAGCATAGGATATCAAATTAAATAGAACTCCTCTCACCTCCTGCTGCCATCTCTTTCCTTTGAGACTTTGGTCCAGGAGAGACCACTGGGAGGTCTTTTGACTTGCTCAGTATAAGGCATCCAGAGAGCATTTAAGGACCTGATTGCCCAAAGTACAAAATTTAATGCACAGTCCTTGTTCCCTGTGCCTCTACTATCAGTGATCTTTATCTCACTGAGTGTTACATCCTCAACACTGAAGTTACCAAATGTCAAAAGCCTACCTGGTAAGCCAGGCTTAATTGAGCTCCAAGGAATGGAGCAAGGTTGAGAGAGGTGGTTCTCAGCTCTGGAGCCCAGGGCATGTCAAGGAGGTTAACATGGAAAGAACAGAGAGTAGATATAAGTGGTTTCTGGAGTCCAGCTACAGTCCTCAGCCACAGTTGATAGGAAAGGCCAGGGGTTGTGGCTGCTCTGAGAGCTTCTGGAATATTTCCATCTTCCAAACTTGAGAAGTTTGGTACCACCCTGTCCTTAAAGATTTAAAGTCATCATGCTAGTCTATGAATTTCTCTGTTTATTGTCCATATCCAATGGAATGGATCCCTACTTTGTTTTTATACCAAGGTTTTTGGAGTGATTGCAATCCCCTAGAGACCAGGAATACGGCCTCAGCAACTTTCTGGTCGATCTTGGATGCATATTGGAAATACCTCCAGAGTTTAATGATCTACTAATGCCTGGGTTCTACCCTCACTCAGAATCTATAGCCCCACTCAGGTGATTCTAAtttgcagccaaggttgagagtCATGGTGTTAGTGACTCTGGGGAGCATTTCTGCTGCATCTCAGCTGGAATTTAGACACCGAAGAGAACCCTACCAaacaggaagaggagaggaacTGGGATTCAGGCTTGATTAAAGGTCAAGAGAACACAATCACCAGTGTTGGTCATTCTTCTGGGATGCAGCTGGAGAGGGGATTTTACATTTGCAGCAGGAGACGAGACTTCAGATAAAAGGAAGAGCTCTGAAATTGAATATAAAAGGTGATGTATCTGCACAGATATGCATTTTTCTTGGTAAGAAGTTTCAGGGCTTTCCTCAGAGTCACGGGGAGGACCTTTGCCCCAGATGATTAACAGTCATTGCCTGAACATAGAAGACAGCCATTGACTGAGAAAAAGTGCATGAGAAAAAGGCAGACAAAGAATTTACACATAAGTGGTCTGGCATCTCAGTGTCGGTTCTTATTTGCTCTTCTGAATGACCTGAATGATATGGAAAAACATCTCACAAAATTCCAGCCGGTGTCAGAGCTGTAACAGTCAGCCATTAATGGGAGCAGTGGTGAAGAGGGCAAGGGTAGATCAGGCAACCCACTGAGGAACCCTGGATCATTAGCTTGGCAAGTAGTGGGTAGAGATGTTGTTTTGGGGATAGTAGAAGATGTGATAATAAAGACCTCTGATATGTGTGTCCCAAGTAATACCACCCTCTCAGTGTTAGGGATGGTGGGATGTGGGATGGTGTTGGGCGAAGGtggggaaagagaagaatgaGGCAAGCAAATGACAAGGGTAGGAGCATTGGGTCAGAAGAAGGGGGAACTGAGGAAGCAAAAGGATGGGTTGTCGCTGCTCTAGACTATGGGCTCAGCATCATCTTCCCGCTTCCTGGCAAAAGAGCATCCCTTTTCTGGGACTAGTGAGGTATATTAAGGGCATGGGAGGTAACAAGCACGTGGTCAGTTACTAGCCTTGGAAAATTCTGTTTGCTCTAATCTGAGATTCTGCAAAATCCCCAGTGTCTACATTCAGCAGCTCAGTGTTGCATTTTCTGAATGTTCAGGGCCATTTCTGGGCCTCATGATGTCTGAATGGATGGATTGTCCTTAAATCAAAGACGTTTCCCCAAAGTCATGATTATAAAAAAAGCAAAGCTTGCCTGAAGCCAAAGGAGTATCTGTGTTCACCACTGACCTTCTCTATTATCACCATTCAAGGGAAATGGAGGCTTTCCTTTTAGGTAATAATTTAACACATGATTGTAGCCATATGCCAGCTGTTTGAGGTATACAAATTACTTTCTACATCATCAAGAAACACACAGATCAAAAGCTAAAACAACCAAAAGGGATCACTGTTTTGCTTTGCTCAATTAACAAGCAAGTCTAACATTTCTATTTCAACCTGTTTAGTCCAAAGCCCACACCCCACCCACAAAAATTCTTTCAGTCCTAATCTTTTAGGTAAGAAAACTTCTCCAGCTGGGTTTCAGATGCTAACCCTAGGTTCATGCTGCAACCTCATTCCCAGGTCTCCTCTGGCAGTCCCAAGCAAACTGGTCAGCCAGAACCTACCAATAGCTCTCTCCCCAGCTTGTATCTCAGTGTGTTTCCCAGTAATTGCTCATCTCCCTTGTCCttccctttaattttttgttcttatttaacattccttttctcattttatttttctccccatcTTCTGATTAGTCGTTGTGCATTTACTCACTGCACAAACATTTACTACAGGTTGGCATTAGCTTAGGAacagaagcttctgaaataagCAGGAAATAGGGCTAACATCTCCTCCGCCCCGTGCAGCTGCAGTCCAGCTTCCACCACCCCGTTAGTGGCCATTTCATCTTTGGGCTCAGACTGTCTGCCTGAGTCCTTCCCATTGCCCCCTATCATTTCTGCTTCTGACTGCCTCAAGAGAGGAACTTTATTTTATCAAACTATAGTTAAAAGTATGCATTCACATTACACATACATTGAGTAGGGAGCTTAAAGTGATATTGCtgggaaacttttaaaatattcctgCCATGGTAGGAGCTGGAGTGAGATGACCTCAAGGTTCTCTCCAGCTCATATGCTCCGTGACTGCAGTTTCCTGAGTGCCTGTGGCTACACTGCAAGAGGAAGATGCTCAGAGTTGAGGTGGAAAGAGATGATCCCCACATACCCCAAGAACATTCTGTCGCTTCTGTCATTTCTCATCTCTCAGGGGACTCTAAGTTCAGGTCAGCTCTGAGTAACTCTAAGACTGTAATTCCTTTTCCCTCCCATCTCCTCTACTCAAAACTCCATTTAAATTTGGAGAGTAATAAAGGATTTATTccctcattatttttttctgtggtcCTGTGGGGGCATAAGGAACCACAGGCTGATGTTGACAGTGACTCCAGTTTTTACTGTGTAATAAGGACAGGGCCATAGATACCCCTTGAGAACTGGGGAGAAGGGAACATATTGTTGAAGATAAAGGCATATGATCCAGACATTAGTGATGGATAAAATGTCCTAAACTTTAGGGGTCATGTCTTTCTTGGCACTGGAAAACATGCAGTAGGAGCAGTAATGAGCTGATTCTTAAGGGGTTTGTA
Proteins encoded in this region:
- the LOC119534865 gene encoding putative DBH-like monooxygenase protein 2 — its product is MTCALLFRILLLLALAASSQGHHLSSTSHLHFSRFLGPSDNIFLRWDFDYEAEIITFELKVRTAGWVGLGVTNRYTNVGGDLVVGGVLPDGNVYFSDRHLVDEDTLEEDGSQDAELQGLTEDAEYTTMRFSRPFRSCDPHDQDITSGTVRVLTAYGLDDTLKLVRERIFVKSIFLLQIVHPDDLEVPEDTIIHDLVITDFLVPEDDTTYACTFLPLPIVSKKHHIHKFEPKLIEHNETMVHHILVYACGNASALPTGISDCYGADPAFSLCSQVIVGWAVGGDSYQFPDDVGISIGTPLDPQWIRLEIHYSNFYNHPGVYDSSGIRLYYSPKLRKYDMGVLQLGFFTFPIHFIPPGAESFLSYGLCKTDKFEEINGAPVPDMQVYGYLLHTHLAGRALQAVQYRNGTQFRTICKDDAYDFNLQETRDLPYRVEIKPGDELLVECHYQTLDRNSLTFGGPSTINEMCLIFLFYYPRNNISNCMGYPDIIYVAHELGEEASDPMEGMMAMNNVEWTPENIKKAEKACKEAQQTVIIKTIDEVVENTTGWIPDIVPTPRGPCLESSGGKVEPEDKTPAGFRAASVTLSDSSSATLRCLPLAALLFGQGALSWLLASLQAGV